One genomic region from Xylocopa sonorina isolate GNS202 chromosome 8, iyXylSono1_principal, whole genome shotgun sequence encodes:
- the LOC143426161 gene encoding uncharacterized protein LOC143426161, giving the protein MSRSNFRIKLDLCKFYSDVRRFCWIFIDGTKTLKVAHMKHHITGLFNIKEPFHLLLNETEYLPPNEDIRILKENETILVSPGSGLKNELDSPVNIVTLEEDRVRQEAENSSIKSERTRNSVHHKQLQTNLPLMLSSPIQEIISSDTPTNNFRHESSEISTMSCEIEDSEISSIVESKVVDTSIIEEHNIKENIMAYPKRKRVRHKKKKKAQAEQLVANEEENKLKKPKIINSCIVSGKHIRFDNLSSGEITEDQITHSEVANGIDTTEQPSQKLANLLSLGKSTVPHTFTNTRIKEEVKVENMSDEETHFNASSEKALKRITTITVSKERKALNKLIEDFEVMTEKPQLKDTIAFKMLKIGADYTPQVSDFIVGEVISFCSDTSVYTLKISHGISEVQVPVGKFTVTEEEEEVVLDDTITINYAQIMEPRLISTCVLDRMINSINCI; this is encoded by the exons ATGAGCCGGTCGAATTTTCGTATTAAACTCGATTTATGCAAGTTCTACAGTGATGTGCGTCGTTTTTGTTGGATTTTTATCGATGGCACGAAAACGTTAAAAGTTGCTCATATGAAACATCATATCACAGGGTTATTTAACATCAAAGAGCCATTCCATTTGCTACTGAATGAAACTGAATATTTACCACCTAACGAGGACATACGTATTCTAAAAGAGAATGAAACGATCTT GGTTTCCCCAGGATCCGGACTAAAAAATGAGTTAGATTCACCTGTAAATATTGTAACCTTAGAAGAAGACAGAGTGAGACAGGAGGCAGAAAACAGTTCCATAAAATCGGAGAGGACTAGAAATTCTGTTCATCACAAACAGTTACAAACTAATCTTCCACTTATGTTATCAAGCCCAAttcaagaaataatatccaGCGATACTCCTACCAACAACTTTCGACATG AGTCTTCAGAAATTAGTACCATGTCTTGTGAAATAGAAGATAGTGAAATAAGCAGTATAGTGGAATCGAAAGTTGTAGATACAAGTATAATAGAAGAGCataatataaaagaaaatatcATGGCATATCCAAAAAGGAAACGAGTTCggcataaaaaaaagaaaaaggcacAGGCCGAGCAATTAGTAGCAAAtgaagaagaaaataaattaaaaaagccCAAGATTATAAATTCTTGTATAGTTTCTGGCAAACATATTCGTTTCGATAATTTAAGTAGCGGGGAAATTACAGAGGATCAAATTACACATTCAGAAGTAGCAAATGGAATTGATACGACTGAGCAGCCATCTCAAAAACTTGCCAATTTATTATCGTTGGGTAAAAGTACTGTTCCACATACCTTTACAAATACCAGGATAAAGGAGGAGGTCAAAGTAGAGAACATGTCCGATGAAGAaacccatttcaatgcttcctctGAAAAAGCATTAAAGCGTATAACAACTATTACAGTCTCTAAGGAACGAAAAGCATTAAATAAACTTATTGAAGATTTTGAAGTCATGACTGAAAAGCCACAGCTAAAAGATACTATAGCATTCAAG ATGTTGAAAATTGGAGCCGATTACACGCCACAAGTATCAGATTTTATTGTGGGAGAAGTTATCTCTTTTTGCTCCGATACATCAGTATATACCCTTAAAATATCCC ATGGTATATCAGAAGTGCAAGTACCCGTTGGGAAATTCACAGTTaccgaagaggaagaagaagtagTATTGGATGATACAATTACGATAAATTATGCACAAATAATGGAACCACGACTTATATCTACATGCGTTCTAGATAGAATGATAAATTCAATTAATTGTATCTAA